The following are from one region of the Candidatus Hydrogenedens sp. genome:
- a CDS encoding response regulator — MEQKQKYRTGIERKFFTAIFWVGVIPMTLTLIVAYIFAREGQWITTKRNLTTAVKITTEGVRLSLSTRLTYSARIATDPIFSNFIRSSKEERELLQNQLLEKLSFIQSYSEGKSLAFAIIDKENNLLFSTPSFKTGDFLSTDWYKKIKYPYIIAISTPPKAEKYSLTIAIPIKNDNNEIQGFLIEVQEASELIRFALGHTFGDSPQNENIYYMIVYMRDSDGISVYYDYKEDEKKANINYEISDSRLIQRLKRIPNKSEGLLTLLRFSSRGKVAPVLLAYEKIYPEYDLYFCAYKQLNEIFWFIHIGSIAALFIAGLVIFFFSLIGYRIVHKTILRPLSLINEGAQIIRQGDLELKLKIETGDELEEVAISFNEMANALKKNIYELESSEERYRNIVNSMRDGIYQTNKEGVLTLINPSGAKILGFDEPENAIGTRIENLFLNTNDYKTFCSELEKNNYLNQFRVWIKPTRGELICVEISAGYIRDEKSNIIGIEGIFRDITQNVLLEKEVHERAERLRAVNIIARTINSSLEAGKVYESIVNKIKRLIYNIDYAVVAFPPEKQGHHQCYDVDFCFEILTLLPNFDTKPTIGPFCCGEKVIREKKTLIFDYLQSEDETIAQEFPSDITSLIVTPLFAEDNVIGVLVLGSKIPKAFLTHDIEIVEEVSPHIAVAIRNARLLEKLQNTLDEINKAREQLNKANEELKTLDEMKTNLLSNVSHELRTPLVSVMGYTDMILKGKTGPITETQREYLSISMRNVEKLVNLIENLLDFSKLHKGKEELVFSTFDIVECAESGLQNIRPMADPRKIKLILNTEKRPIMVDGDKGKILQVFNNLLSNAVKFNKNEGSVEVKIKTIEEEVEVSVIDTGIGIPPESMDKIFTRFYQVDSSSTRKYGGTGIGLSISQDIMRLHGSRIVFSSTPGQGSTFSFRLPLHGTRFEDSHIYARHITPDETHLLVELVTQDRAMSAQIRHWLLEENIDILHAGHPSSAISLALKYNPDCIIIDCDEGPMGEVMVSEILESPEVVEIPIILITEQEHLYTTYSDKVIHRLPKQLRKSILLSAIRYAIRTLPSEVSELGNAILCVDDDVEILQFMRNCLENEGYKVDLATSGEECIEKAQTGQFRLILLDIAMPGLDGIEVCRTIRTNPKLKGIYIHIVTAKPISDVIKKTYEVEADGILQKPFKQEDLINIVKNYIPPETK; from the coding sequence TCACAGCGATATTTTGGGTTGGTGTTATTCCCATGACACTAACTCTAATTGTAGCTTATATATTTGCTCGAGAAGGACAGTGGATAACAACAAAGAGAAACTTAACAACTGCAGTAAAAATTACTACCGAGGGGGTAAGGCTTTCTTTATCTACTCGTTTAACTTATTCTGCCCGTATTGCAACAGACCCTATTTTTTCCAATTTCATACGGTCATCTAAAGAAGAACGAGAACTTTTGCAAAATCAACTTTTAGAAAAATTATCCTTTATCCAATCTTATAGTGAAGGAAAATCTTTAGCATTTGCAATTATAGATAAAGAAAATAATTTACTTTTTTCAACACCTTCATTCAAAACTGGAGATTTTCTTTCTACTGATTGGTATAAAAAAATTAAATACCCCTATATTATCGCTATATCTACTCCCCCCAAAGCAGAAAAATATTCTTTAACTATAGCTATTCCCATAAAAAATGATAATAATGAGATACAGGGGTTTCTTATTGAGGTACAGGAAGCCTCCGAATTAATTCGTTTCGCTTTAGGACATACATTCGGAGATTCTCCTCAAAATGAAAACATATATTATATGATTGTTTACATGCGAGATAGTGATGGAATATCTGTTTATTACGACTACAAAGAAGATGAAAAAAAAGCAAATATAAATTACGAGATTTCGGATTCACGACTCATACAGCGACTAAAAAGAATACCTAATAAATCTGAGGGATTATTAACACTACTACGATTTTCCAGTCGAGGTAAAGTTGCACCGGTTTTATTAGCCTACGAAAAGATTTATCCGGAATATGATTTATACTTTTGTGCATATAAACAACTTAACGAAATCTTCTGGTTTATTCACATAGGTTCAATTGCAGCCTTATTTATTGCGGGCTTGGTTATATTTTTCTTTTCATTGATAGGTTACCGTATTGTTCATAAGACTATATTACGACCTTTAAGTTTGATTAATGAAGGTGCTCAAATAATTCGTCAGGGAGATTTGGAACTCAAACTAAAAATTGAAACAGGAGACGAATTAGAGGAAGTTGCTATCTCTTTTAATGAAATGGCAAACGCCTTGAAAAAAAACATCTATGAATTGGAGTCATCAGAAGAACGCTATCGTAATATCGTCAATTCCATGAGAGATGGAATATACCAGACGAATAAAGAAGGGGTATTAACCTTAATCAATCCTTCTGGCGCAAAAATATTAGGCTTTGACGAACCCGAAAATGCAATAGGAACTCGAATTGAAAATCTGTTTTTAAATACAAATGATTACAAAACATTTTGTTCTGAGTTAGAAAAAAATAATTATTTAAACCAATTCCGTGTATGGATAAAACCTACTCGAGGGGAACTAATTTGTGTAGAAATATCCGCAGGATATATAAGAGATGAAAAATCAAATATTATAGGGATTGAGGGGATTTTTCGCGATATTACCCAAAATGTATTATTAGAAAAGGAAGTCCATGAACGAGCAGAAAGATTACGGGCGGTAAATATTATTGCAAGGACTATTAATTCTAGTTTAGAAGCAGGGAAAGTTTATGAAAGCATTGTTAATAAAATAAAACGGTTAATTTATAACATTGATTACGCTGTAGTTGCTTTTCCACCCGAAAAACAGGGGCATCATCAATGTTATGATGTTGATTTTTGCTTTGAAATTTTAACGCTCCTCCCTAATTTCGATACAAAACCTACCATAGGACCTTTTTGTTGTGGGGAAAAAGTAATCAGAGAAAAAAAGACCCTTATTTTTGACTATTTACAATCGGAAGATGAAACAATAGCCCAAGAATTTCCATCGGACATTACAAGCCTTATTGTAACACCTTTATTTGCTGAAGATAATGTAATAGGAGTTTTAGTTCTGGGTTCCAAAATCCCCAAAGCATTTCTAACCCATGATATTGAAATTGTGGAAGAGGTATCTCCACATATTGCTGTAGCAATTCGTAATGCTCGATTATTAGAAAAACTGCAAAATACCCTTGATGAGATTAATAAAGCAAGAGAACAATTAAATAAAGCAAACGAAGAATTAAAAACTCTTGATGAAATGAAAACCAATCTGCTTTCCAATGTATCTCATGAACTACGGACTCCATTGGTTTCAGTAATGGGATATACCGATATGATATTGAAGGGTAAAACAGGACCTATTACAGAAACACAGAGAGAATATCTATCCATCAGCATGAGAAATGTTGAAAAGTTAGTAAACTTAATTGAAAATCTTCTCGATTTCTCAAAACTACATAAAGGAAAAGAAGAACTTGTATTTAGTACTTTCGATATTGTCGAATGTGCGGAAAGTGGATTACAAAACATACGTCCTATGGCAGACCCCAGAAAAATTAAATTAATTTTAAATACAGAAAAAAGACCCATAATGGTAGATGGTGACAAAGGAAAAATACTTCAAGTATTTAATAATTTATTATCTAATGCCGTCAAATTCAATAAGAACGAAGGGTCCGTAGAAGTCAAAATTAAAACCATAGAAGAGGAAGTAGAAGTTTCAGTTATAGATACAGGGATTGGAATTCCTCCCGAATCTATGGATAAAATTTTTACTCGATTTTATCAAGTAGACTCTTCCTCTACACGAAAATATGGGGGAACAGGAATAGGACTTTCTATTTCCCAGGATATCATGCGGCTCCATGGAAGTAGAATTGTTTTTTCAAGCACACCAGGGCAAGGAAGCACATTTTCATTTCGCCTTCCTCTTCATGGAACCCGTTTCGAAGATAGCCATATCTATGCTCGTCATATTACGCCTGACGAAACCCATTTATTAGTAGAATTAGTAACACAAGATAGAGCTATGAGTGCACAGATTCGACATTGGTTGTTGGAAGAAAATATAGATATCCTTCATGCAGGACATCCATCTTCAGCCATATCATTAGCATTAAAATATAATCCCGATTGTATTATCATTGATTGCGATGAAGGACCTATGGGAGAGGTTATGGTAAGCGAAATTCTCGAAAGCCCCGAGGTTGTGGAAATTCCTATTATCTTAATAACCGAACAAGAACATTTATATACTACTTATTCAGACAAAGTGATTCATCGGCTACCCAAACAATTAAGAAAAAGTATCCTTTTAAGTGCCATTCGGTATGCTATAAGAACTTTACCATCAGAAGTATCTGAGTTAGGAAATGCAATACTTTGTGTTGATGATGATGTCGAAATTCTTCAATTTATGAGAAACTGTCTTGAAAATGAAGGTTATAAAGTTGATTTGGCTACATCCGGTGAAGAATGTATTGAAAAAGCCCAAACAGGTCAATTCCGACTTATTTTATTAGACATTGCTATGCCCGGACTGGATGGAATTGAAGTTTGCCGAACCATAAGAACAAATCCAAAATTAAAAGGAATATATATTCATATAGTGACTGCAAAACCTATAAGTGATGTAATTAAGAAAACCTATGAAGTTGAAGCGGACGGTATTTTACAAAAACCATTTAAACAAGAAGATTTAATAAATATCGTGAAAAATTACATTCCCCCAGAGACAAAATAA
- a CDS encoding LacI family DNA-binding transcriptional regulator, giving the protein MFKKITIYDIARMTGVSAKTVSKVINFKDGVKEETRKKVLEMVEKLGYHPNIFSRSLRANQPACVGVTFPAPIEIIPFSPNFFLWLFMELYRIFGKKGDYICFDMFPYELGKVENYARGVFDNLFKSCIIAGPLALSDIIAKRIHETGIPYVAFGRLESFSNLSYATVDYEKAAYISTKFLIDKGHKHIALLQAFHQYQPGMERIRGYKKALEEANLPFSERNIKHVNFGARNVAIRIQQLLSDPNITALIDSSGTENGEAIREGFKRAGRTIGKDCEVLSWTYESKGCILHEASAHVWLPVRESASEGLELLAKWLEGKMEGPIKVLFNPILDTERIHDREIEPSYRFFDSYME; this is encoded by the coding sequence ATGTTTAAGAAGATTACAATTTATGACATCGCAAGAATGACAGGTGTTTCTGCAAAAACAGTCAGCAAGGTTATTAATTTCAAGGACGGTGTTAAAGAAGAAACACGGAAGAAAGTACTTGAAATGGTTGAAAAATTAGGATATCATCCTAATATTTTTTCCCGTTCCCTAAGAGCAAATCAGCCTGCATGTGTTGGTGTTACTTTTCCTGCACCCATAGAGATTATTCCTTTTAGCCCCAACTTTTTTCTATGGCTTTTTATGGAGTTGTATCGGATATTTGGAAAAAAAGGAGATTATATTTGTTTTGATATGTTTCCTTATGAATTAGGAAAAGTAGAAAATTATGCTCGAGGTGTTTTTGATAATCTTTTTAAGTCATGTATTATTGCAGGTCCTTTGGCTTTGTCTGATATTATTGCAAAAAGAATTCATGAAACAGGTATTCCTTATGTAGCCTTTGGCAGATTGGAATCTTTTTCAAACTTATCTTATGCTACAGTTGACTATGAAAAGGCGGCTTATATAAGCACAAAATTTTTAATAGACAAAGGACACAAACACATTGCTTTATTACAAGCATTTCATCAATATCAACCGGGTATGGAAAGAATTCGAGGTTACAAGAAAGCTTTAGAAGAAGCAAACCTACCTTTTTCAGAAAGGAACATAAAGCATGTAAATTTTGGTGCGAGAAATGTAGCAATACGAATTCAACAACTTCTATCAGACCCTAATATTACTGCATTAATTGATAGCAGTGGAACAGAAAATGGAGAGGCTATTCGAGAGGGTTTTAAAAGGGCAGGTAGAACGATTGGAAAAGATTGTGAAGTCCTATCATGGACTTATGAAAGTAAAGGGTGTATTCTTCATGAGGCATCTGCCCATGTATGGTTACCTGTTCGAGAATCTGCTTCGGAGGGATTAGAACTACTGGCGAAGTGGTTAGAAGGGAAAATGGAAGGACCTATTAAAGTTTTGTTTAATCCTATATTAGATACCGAAAGGATACACGATAGAGAAATAGAACCTTCCTACCGTTTTTTCGATTCTTATATGGAATAG